Proteins encoded by one window of Aptenodytes patagonicus chromosome 9, bAptPat1.pri.cur, whole genome shotgun sequence:
- the LOC143164436 gene encoding uncharacterized protein LOC143164436 isoform X2 → MLPAEDQKLPANCTGVEDFKVCLGNTDNFCPTNISCQCKNEKPFCRCDYFRVDWKEYWYMGPKCNHLWNTLDLILVTILPAVALVIIVVIIFYCVYYCKSEKAGNQTNPPYREAQYNPAFSAETAGNLGHVYQQSPRDVWVRQIPKVVLKRQDFDDVPTPHQLENYSSTHPQPLRRPDPATDYFSNQRPQNEKFDDPSNNLPYAGYAEGRQYRKY, encoded by the exons cCAACTGCACTGGAGTTGAGGACTTTAAGGTCTGCCTGGGTAATACAGACAACTTCTGTCCTACCAATATTTCTTgtcaatgtaaaaatgaaaaacctTTTTGCAG atgTGATTACTTCAGAGTGGACTGGAAGGAGTATTGGTACATGGGTCCCAAATGTAACCACCTTTGGAACACTCTAGATTTGATTTTAGTAACTATTCTTCCTGCAGTAGCACTGGTTATCATAGTTGTTATAATATTTTACTGCGTCTACTACTGCAAAAGTGAAAAAGCTGG GAACCAGACAAATCCTCCATACCGTGAAGCACAATATAACCCTGCATTTAGTGCTGAAACAGCTGGTAACTTGGGGCACGTTTATCAGCAGTCGCCAAGG GATGTCTGGGTTCGACAAATTCCAAAAGTTGTACTGAAAAGACAAGACTTTGATGATGTCCCAACCCCACATCAATTAGAGAATTACAG CTCCACGCATCCTCAGCCATTAAGGAGACCAGATCCAGCAACAGACTATTTTTCTAACCAGCGACCTCAAAATGAGAAATTTGATGATCCAAGCAATAATTTGCCTTATGCAGGTTATGCAGAAGGGAGACAGTATCGG AAATACTAA